The following coding sequences are from one Eleginops maclovinus isolate JMC-PN-2008 ecotype Puerto Natales chromosome 11, JC_Emac_rtc_rv5, whole genome shotgun sequence window:
- the trmt10b gene encoding tRNA methyltransferase 10 homolog B isoform X2 codes for MAHIGSDVYEMQLNGVSEVMDLLLIDVETDVGDRPGREAAQSSRNVSRKQQHWERHMAAKKSKRKEEKQRKKLNREKQSGASPDSPQFSKRVMKAITKERLAEAQSIGLKLCVDLSMSDSMSDKELSRLAGQLRRLYGSNKKATRPFHLLLTDLREDSCLYRECLRKNAGFHNYIMDITEESFLDLFPPENVVYLTPDAEEALKTVDADKVYVLGGLVDESIQKLSFSRARELSVPTARLPIDEYMVKKDNAKNFHSKILAVNQGFALFVSTVFDILLTFCHTGSWTEALQAWFPQGKGYVVAPLSVAASHT; via the exons ATGGCACACATTGGCTCAGATGTGTATGAGATGCAGCTGAATGGAGTTTCAGAGGTGATGGATCTGCTGCTCATAGACGTGGAGACTGATGTGGGAGACAGGCCAGGGAGGGAGGCTGCACAGTCTTCA AGAAATGTGTCGAGGAAGCAGCAACACTGGGAGAGGCACATGGCAGCGAAGAAAAGcaagaggaaagaagagaagcAGCGAAAGAAGCTCAACCGTGAGAAGCAGTCAG GTGCTAGCCCAGATAGTCCTCAGTTTTCCAAACGAGTCATGAAAGCCATCACCAAAGAGCGTTTAGCTGAGGCTCAGAGCATAGGGCTCAAACTGTGTGTGGACCTGAGCATGAGTGACAGCATGTCTGACAAG GAGTTAAGTCGACTGGCTGGCCAGTTAAGAAGGCTGTACGGGTCGAACAAGAAGGCCACTCGACCGTTTCACCTCCTGCTGACAGACCTGAGAGAGGACAGCTGTCTCTACAGGGAATGCCTGAGAAAGAACGCAGGCTTCCACAACTACATA ATGGACATAACAGAAGAAAGCTTTCTGGATCTTTTTCCTCCAGAAAATGTGGTCTACCTCACCCCAGACGCTGAAGAAG CTTTGAAAACAGTGGACGCTGACAAGGTGTACGTCCTCGGTGGCCTTGTGGATGAAAGCATCCAGAAA TTGAGCTTCTCGAGGGCGAGGGAACTGAGCGTGCCCACGGCGAGGCTTCCAATAGATGAGTACATGGTGAAGAAAGACAACGCCAAGAACTTCCACTCAAAGATCCTCGCTGTTAACCAAG GATTTGCCCTCTTTGTGTCCACAGTGTTTGACATCCTGTTGACGTTCTGCCACACCGGCAGCTGGACAGAAGCCCTGCAGGCATGGTTCCCCCAGGGGAAAGGTTATGTTGTCGCACCACTTTCTGTCGCTGCATCACACACCTAA
- the trmt10b gene encoding tRNA methyltransferase 10 homolog B isoform X1, whose product MAHIGSDVYEMQLNGVSEVMDLLLIDVETDVGDRPGREAAQSSRNVSRKQQHWERHMAAKKSKRKEEKQRKKLNREKQSGASPDSPQFSKRVMKAITKERLAEAQSIGLKLCVDLSMSDSMSDKELSRLAGQLRRLYGSNKKATRPFHLLLTDLREDSCLYRECLRKNAGFHNYIMDITEESFLDLFPPENVVYLTPDAEEALKTVDADKVYVLGGLVDESIQKKLSFSRARELSVPTARLPIDEYMVKKDNAKNFHSKILAVNQGFALFVSTVFDILLTFCHTGSWTEALQAWFPQGKGYVVAPLSVAASHT is encoded by the exons ATGGCACACATTGGCTCAGATGTGTATGAGATGCAGCTGAATGGAGTTTCAGAGGTGATGGATCTGCTGCTCATAGACGTGGAGACTGATGTGGGAGACAGGCCAGGGAGGGAGGCTGCACAGTCTTCA AGAAATGTGTCGAGGAAGCAGCAACACTGGGAGAGGCACATGGCAGCGAAGAAAAGcaagaggaaagaagagaagcAGCGAAAGAAGCTCAACCGTGAGAAGCAGTCAG GTGCTAGCCCAGATAGTCCTCAGTTTTCCAAACGAGTCATGAAAGCCATCACCAAAGAGCGTTTAGCTGAGGCTCAGAGCATAGGGCTCAAACTGTGTGTGGACCTGAGCATGAGTGACAGCATGTCTGACAAG GAGTTAAGTCGACTGGCTGGCCAGTTAAGAAGGCTGTACGGGTCGAACAAGAAGGCCACTCGACCGTTTCACCTCCTGCTGACAGACCTGAGAGAGGACAGCTGTCTCTACAGGGAATGCCTGAGAAAGAACGCAGGCTTCCACAACTACATA ATGGACATAACAGAAGAAAGCTTTCTGGATCTTTTTCCTCCAGAAAATGTGGTCTACCTCACCCCAGACGCTGAAGAAG CTTTGAAAACAGTGGACGCTGACAAGGTGTACGTCCTCGGTGGCCTTGTGGATGAAAGCATCCAGAAA AAGTTGAGCTTCTCGAGGGCGAGGGAACTGAGCGTGCCCACGGCGAGGCTTCCAATAGATGAGTACATGGTGAAGAAAGACAACGCCAAGAACTTCCACTCAAAGATCCTCGCTGTTAACCAAG GATTTGCCCTCTTTGTGTCCACAGTGTTTGACATCCTGTTGACGTTCTGCCACACCGGCAGCTGGACAGAAGCCCTGCAGGCATGGTTCCCCCAGGGGAAAGGTTATGTTGTCGCACCACTTTCTGTCGCTGCATCACACACCTAA
- the trmt10b gene encoding tRNA methyltransferase 10 homolog B isoform X3 encodes MAHIGSDVYEMQLNGVSEVMDLLLIDVETDVGDRPGREAAQSSRNVSRKQQHWERHMAAKKSKRKEEKQRKKLNREKQSGASPDSPQFSKRVMKAITKERLAEAQSIGLKLCVDLSMSDSMSDKELSRLAGQLRRLYGSNKKATRPFHLLLTDLREDSCLYRECLRKNAGFHNYIMDITEESFLDLFPPENVVYLTPDAEEALKTVDADKVYVLGGLVDESIQKKLSFSRARELSVPTARLPIDEYMVKKDNAKNFHSKILAVNQVFDILLTFCHTGSWTEALQAWFPQGKGYVVAPLSVAASHT; translated from the exons ATGGCACACATTGGCTCAGATGTGTATGAGATGCAGCTGAATGGAGTTTCAGAGGTGATGGATCTGCTGCTCATAGACGTGGAGACTGATGTGGGAGACAGGCCAGGGAGGGAGGCTGCACAGTCTTCA AGAAATGTGTCGAGGAAGCAGCAACACTGGGAGAGGCACATGGCAGCGAAGAAAAGcaagaggaaagaagagaagcAGCGAAAGAAGCTCAACCGTGAGAAGCAGTCAG GTGCTAGCCCAGATAGTCCTCAGTTTTCCAAACGAGTCATGAAAGCCATCACCAAAGAGCGTTTAGCTGAGGCTCAGAGCATAGGGCTCAAACTGTGTGTGGACCTGAGCATGAGTGACAGCATGTCTGACAAG GAGTTAAGTCGACTGGCTGGCCAGTTAAGAAGGCTGTACGGGTCGAACAAGAAGGCCACTCGACCGTTTCACCTCCTGCTGACAGACCTGAGAGAGGACAGCTGTCTCTACAGGGAATGCCTGAGAAAGAACGCAGGCTTCCACAACTACATA ATGGACATAACAGAAGAAAGCTTTCTGGATCTTTTTCCTCCAGAAAATGTGGTCTACCTCACCCCAGACGCTGAAGAAG CTTTGAAAACAGTGGACGCTGACAAGGTGTACGTCCTCGGTGGCCTTGTGGATGAAAGCATCCAGAAA AAGTTGAGCTTCTCGAGGGCGAGGGAACTGAGCGTGCCCACGGCGAGGCTTCCAATAGATGAGTACATGGTGAAGAAAGACAACGCCAAGAACTTCCACTCAAAGATCCTCGCTGTTAACCAAG TGTTTGACATCCTGTTGACGTTCTGCCACACCGGCAGCTGGACAGAAGCCCTGCAGGCATGGTTCCCCCAGGGGAAAGGTTATGTTGTCGCACCACTTTCTGTCGCTGCATCACACACCTAA
- the trmt10b gene encoding tRNA methyltransferase 10 homolog B isoform X4 translates to MQLNGVSEVMDLLLIDVETDVGDRPGREAAQSSRNVSRKQQHWERHMAAKKSKRKEEKQRKKLNREKQSGASPDSPQFSKRVMKAITKERLAEAQSIGLKLCVDLSMSDSMSDKELSRLAGQLRRLYGSNKKATRPFHLLLTDLREDSCLYRECLRKNAGFHNYIMDITEESFLDLFPPENVVYLTPDAEEALKTVDADKVYVLGGLVDESIQKKLSFSRARELSVPTARLPIDEYMVKKDNAKNFHSKILAVNQGFALFVSTVFDILLTFCHTGSWTEALQAWFPQGKGYVVAPLSVAASHT, encoded by the exons ATGCAGCTGAATGGAGTTTCAGAGGTGATGGATCTGCTGCTCATAGACGTGGAGACTGATGTGGGAGACAGGCCAGGGAGGGAGGCTGCACAGTCTTCA AGAAATGTGTCGAGGAAGCAGCAACACTGGGAGAGGCACATGGCAGCGAAGAAAAGcaagaggaaagaagagaagcAGCGAAAGAAGCTCAACCGTGAGAAGCAGTCAG GTGCTAGCCCAGATAGTCCTCAGTTTTCCAAACGAGTCATGAAAGCCATCACCAAAGAGCGTTTAGCTGAGGCTCAGAGCATAGGGCTCAAACTGTGTGTGGACCTGAGCATGAGTGACAGCATGTCTGACAAG GAGTTAAGTCGACTGGCTGGCCAGTTAAGAAGGCTGTACGGGTCGAACAAGAAGGCCACTCGACCGTTTCACCTCCTGCTGACAGACCTGAGAGAGGACAGCTGTCTCTACAGGGAATGCCTGAGAAAGAACGCAGGCTTCCACAACTACATA ATGGACATAACAGAAGAAAGCTTTCTGGATCTTTTTCCTCCAGAAAATGTGGTCTACCTCACCCCAGACGCTGAAGAAG CTTTGAAAACAGTGGACGCTGACAAGGTGTACGTCCTCGGTGGCCTTGTGGATGAAAGCATCCAGAAA AAGTTGAGCTTCTCGAGGGCGAGGGAACTGAGCGTGCCCACGGCGAGGCTTCCAATAGATGAGTACATGGTGAAGAAAGACAACGCCAAGAACTTCCACTCAAAGATCCTCGCTGTTAACCAAG GATTTGCCCTCTTTGTGTCCACAGTGTTTGACATCCTGTTGACGTTCTGCCACACCGGCAGCTGGACAGAAGCCCTGCAGGCATGGTTCCCCCAGGGGAAAGGTTATGTTGTCGCACCACTTTCTGTCGCTGCATCACACACCTAA
- the LOC134872783 gene encoding protein mono-ADP-ribosyltransferase PARP15-like isoform X2: MENIRQFGLSASPGSLTTIQIFIKPGYPDSEECYEDVYRHPGLNLNQEGQAIFRSLTSDLDEITMTVGGGVKLQLVFGDITNETTDAVVNTTNFVDFQNGVCKDILTVAGPDVEAELKAAKISRRDVFVSQSGSFPCEAIFHVSGKKNAIVIKQLVIRIVEQCESHQFKSVAIPAICAGAGGMDPGLVAAAILQGVKDATSSVHLNFLTNIRLILIKINVFLAFKEEAMQMFSTAVSNKVPVPQFPQVQQPQPPPSVGADLSIVCNSSTSQQSVFQVLGVSRKDVDGARAKLKDLYQAQCSSQTFKQEELKSLTQDDLKDLKQLVETEGLYVELSQGTLKVSGLKDGVNKVTQMINASLHGSLIRQARVREEKDLYARVAWCILGQTGNWERLPKTANHNLEINHVGEKIVDALGNKWTVDLPRMEATKYLGGKTTNLKRLEHLPDFILPLYWDNMAAGETLKTVELLPTHAEYRTVKEAFKRTVGKTVLKIERLQNVHLRRAYEAQKKQISDKYKQQGGECEKLLYHGTTQDNCESIIKTGFNRRFSGQNATSFGEGTYFAVKASYSAHPTYSKPAADGSQLMFVARVLTGLYTQGQSDMRVPPPVSDQDGHDRYDSVVDRMNCPQMYVVFHDNQAYPDYLITFK, translated from the exons ATGGAGAACATTCGCCAGTTTGGATTATCTGCGTCCCCTGGGTCTCTCACCACCATCCAGATCTTCATTAAACCAGGCTATCCTGACTCTGAGGAG tgcTACGAGGATGTCTACAGGCACCCTGGCCTAAATCTGAACCAAGAAGGACAAG CAATCTTTAGGTCCCTCACCAGTGACCTCGATGAAATCACAATGACAGTGGGCGGCGGGGTTAAACTACAACTGGTGTTTGGTGACATCACCAATGAGACGACAGATGCTGTGGTGAACACGACCAACTTTGTGGATTTCCAGAATG GTGTGTGCAAGGACATCTTAACTGTAGCTGGACCAGACGTGGAGGCAGAGCTTAAagcag CAAAAATCAGTCGCAGGGACGTTTTTGTATCCCAGTCGGGATCGTTCCCCTGCGAAGCCATTTTCCATGTCAGTGGAAAAAAGAATGCAATCGTCATCAAACAACTGGTGATTCGCATCGTTGAACAATGTGAGTCACATCAGTTCAAGTCAGTGGCCATACCTGCTATCTGTGCTG GAGCTGGTGGGATGGACCCTGGTCTTGTGGCAGCAGCCATCCTCCAAGGGGTCAAGGATGCCACGTCGTCCGTTCATCTTAATTTTCTCACAAACATCCGCCTCATCCTGATTAAGATCAACGTCTTCTTGGCCTTTAAAGAAGAAGCAATGCAAATGTTTTCCACAGCTGTGAGCAACAAAG TTCCTGTACCTCAGTTTCCTCAGGTACAACAACCACAGCCTCCTCCATCTGTGGGAGCAGATCTAAGCATCGTCTGTAACAGCTCTACAAGTCAGCAGTCCGTCTTCCAGGTTCTCGGTGTCTCCAGAAAGGATGTTGACGGTGCCAGGGCAAAGCTGAAGGACCTGTATCAGGCTCAGTGTTCTTCTCAAACCTTCAAACAGGAGGAACTGAAAAGCCTCACCCAAGATGACTTGAAGGATCTGAAGCAGCTGGTGGAAACCGAGGGTCTGTATGTCGAGTTGAGCCAAGGCACCTTAAAAGTTAGCGGGCTAAAAGACGGCGTCAACAAGGTAACGCAGATGATCAACGCCTCTCTACATGGCAGCCTCATAAGACAGGCGAGAGTCAGGGAGGAGAAGGATCTGTACGCCCGTGTGGCTTGGTGCATCTTGGGACAAACAGGCAACTGGGAGAGGTTGCCCAAAACAGCCAATCACAACCTGGAGATTAACCACGTAGGAGAAAAGATAGTGGACGCTCTGGGCAACAAGTGGACGGTGGATCTGCCGAGGATGGAGGCAACAAAATATTTGGGTGGTAAAACGACAAATCTGAAACGACTTGAGCATCTGCCAG ACTTCATCCTCCCGCTGTACTGGGACAACATGGCTGCCGGTGAAACGTTAAAGACGGTTGAACTCCTTCCTACCCATGCAGAGTACCGGACAGTGAAGGAGGCCTTCAAACGAACTGTCGGCAAGACCGTGCTGAAG ATCGAGCGTTTGCAAAATGTCCATCTGCGGCGTGCCTATGAAGCGCAGAAGAAGCAAATCTCTGATAAGTACAAACAGCAGGGTGGAGAATGTGAAAAGCTCCTGTACCACGGGACGACGCAGGACAACTGTGAATCCATCATAAAAACTGGGTTCAACCGGCGCTTTTCTGGGCAGAACG caacTTCTTTTGGTGAAGGAACCTACTTTGCTGTCAAAGCCAGCTACTCTGCTCACCCCACCTACTCCAAGCCAGCTGCTGACGGTTCCCAGCTCATGTTCGTCGCACGAGTGCTGACCGGCCTCTACACTCAGGGCCAAAGCGACATGAGGGTGCCTCCACCTGTCAGTGACCAGGACGGCCATGACCGCTACGACAGCGTGGTGGACAGAATGAACTGCCCCCAAATGTACGTCGTGTTTCATGATAACCAAGCGTACCCAGACTACCTCATCA CTTTCAAGTGA
- the LOC134872783 gene encoding protein mono-ADP-ribosyltransferase PARP15-like isoform X1: MENIRQFGLSASPGSLTTIQIFIKPGYPDSEECYEDVYRHPGLNLNQEGQAIFRSLTSDLDEITMTVGGGVKLQLVFGDITNETTDAVVNTTNFVDFQNGVCKDILTVAGPDVEAELKAAKISRRDVFVSQSGSFPCEAIFHVSGKKNAIVIKQLVIRIVEQCESHQFKSVAIPAICAGAGGMDPGLVAAAILQGVKDATSSVHLNFLTNIRLILIKINVFLAFKEEAMQMFSTAVSNKVPVPQFPQVQQPQPPPSVGADLSIVCNSSTSQQSVFQVLGVSRKDVDGARAKLKDLYQAQCSSQTFKQEELKSLTQDDLKDLKQLVETEGLYVELSQGTLKVSGLKDGVNKVTQMINASLHGSLIRQARVREEKDLYARVAWCILGQTGNWERLPKTANHNLEINHVGEKIVDALGNKWTVDLPRMEATKYLGGKTTNLKRLEHLPDFILPLYWDNMAAGETLKTVELLPTHAEYRTVKEAFKRTVGKTVLKIERLQNVHLRRAYEAQKKQISDKYKQQGGECEKLLYHGTTQDNCESIIKTGFNRRFSGQNATSFGEGTYFAVKASYSAHPTYSKPAADGSQLMFVARVLTGLYTQGQSDMRVPPPVSDQDGHDRYDSVVDRMNCPQMYVVFHDNQAYPDYLITFKQWWAVRASKAFSAGLNINRI, translated from the exons ATGGAGAACATTCGCCAGTTTGGATTATCTGCGTCCCCTGGGTCTCTCACCACCATCCAGATCTTCATTAAACCAGGCTATCCTGACTCTGAGGAG tgcTACGAGGATGTCTACAGGCACCCTGGCCTAAATCTGAACCAAGAAGGACAAG CAATCTTTAGGTCCCTCACCAGTGACCTCGATGAAATCACAATGACAGTGGGCGGCGGGGTTAAACTACAACTGGTGTTTGGTGACATCACCAATGAGACGACAGATGCTGTGGTGAACACGACCAACTTTGTGGATTTCCAGAATG GTGTGTGCAAGGACATCTTAACTGTAGCTGGACCAGACGTGGAGGCAGAGCTTAAagcag CAAAAATCAGTCGCAGGGACGTTTTTGTATCCCAGTCGGGATCGTTCCCCTGCGAAGCCATTTTCCATGTCAGTGGAAAAAAGAATGCAATCGTCATCAAACAACTGGTGATTCGCATCGTTGAACAATGTGAGTCACATCAGTTCAAGTCAGTGGCCATACCTGCTATCTGTGCTG GAGCTGGTGGGATGGACCCTGGTCTTGTGGCAGCAGCCATCCTCCAAGGGGTCAAGGATGCCACGTCGTCCGTTCATCTTAATTTTCTCACAAACATCCGCCTCATCCTGATTAAGATCAACGTCTTCTTGGCCTTTAAAGAAGAAGCAATGCAAATGTTTTCCACAGCTGTGAGCAACAAAG TTCCTGTACCTCAGTTTCCTCAGGTACAACAACCACAGCCTCCTCCATCTGTGGGAGCAGATCTAAGCATCGTCTGTAACAGCTCTACAAGTCAGCAGTCCGTCTTCCAGGTTCTCGGTGTCTCCAGAAAGGATGTTGACGGTGCCAGGGCAAAGCTGAAGGACCTGTATCAGGCTCAGTGTTCTTCTCAAACCTTCAAACAGGAGGAACTGAAAAGCCTCACCCAAGATGACTTGAAGGATCTGAAGCAGCTGGTGGAAACCGAGGGTCTGTATGTCGAGTTGAGCCAAGGCACCTTAAAAGTTAGCGGGCTAAAAGACGGCGTCAACAAGGTAACGCAGATGATCAACGCCTCTCTACATGGCAGCCTCATAAGACAGGCGAGAGTCAGGGAGGAGAAGGATCTGTACGCCCGTGTGGCTTGGTGCATCTTGGGACAAACAGGCAACTGGGAGAGGTTGCCCAAAACAGCCAATCACAACCTGGAGATTAACCACGTAGGAGAAAAGATAGTGGACGCTCTGGGCAACAAGTGGACGGTGGATCTGCCGAGGATGGAGGCAACAAAATATTTGGGTGGTAAAACGACAAATCTGAAACGACTTGAGCATCTGCCAG ACTTCATCCTCCCGCTGTACTGGGACAACATGGCTGCCGGTGAAACGTTAAAGACGGTTGAACTCCTTCCTACCCATGCAGAGTACCGGACAGTGAAGGAGGCCTTCAAACGAACTGTCGGCAAGACCGTGCTGAAG ATCGAGCGTTTGCAAAATGTCCATCTGCGGCGTGCCTATGAAGCGCAGAAGAAGCAAATCTCTGATAAGTACAAACAGCAGGGTGGAGAATGTGAAAAGCTCCTGTACCACGGGACGACGCAGGACAACTGTGAATCCATCATAAAAACTGGGTTCAACCGGCGCTTTTCTGGGCAGAACG caacTTCTTTTGGTGAAGGAACCTACTTTGCTGTCAAAGCCAGCTACTCTGCTCACCCCACCTACTCCAAGCCAGCTGCTGACGGTTCCCAGCTCATGTTCGTCGCACGAGTGCTGACCGGCCTCTACACTCAGGGCCAAAGCGACATGAGGGTGCCTCCACCTGTCAGTGACCAGGACGGCCATGACCGCTACGACAGCGTGGTGGACAGAATGAACTGCCCCCAAATGTACGTCGTGTTTCATGATAACCAAGCGTACCCAGACTACCTCATCACTTTCaagcagtggtgggccgtcagggccagcaaggccttctctgctggcctaaacatcaacagaatataa
- the cxcl19 gene encoding C-X-C motif chemokine 19: MKLCILLAFGSLIVLAYGMPPIGRDYNTRCRCVQVESRIIPPNKLRSIKLVPEGPHCPDIEVIAGLVSGDKVCLNPRASWVKKLIHFVLEKQLHQGGQSPLNIQA, translated from the exons ATGAAGCTCTGCATCCTGCTTGCGTTTGGGTCCCTGATTGTCCTTGCTTACG GAATGCCGCCGATCGGCAGAGATTACAACACTCGCTGCCGGTGCGTTCAGGTGGAGTCGAGAATCATCCCGCCGAACAAACTGAGGAGCATCAAGCTGGTCCCTGAAGGGCCCCACTGCCCCGACATAGAAGTCAT AGCTGGACTGGTGAGCGGAGACAAAGTGTGCCTGAACCCCCGGGCTTCCTGGGTGAAGAAGCTCATCCACTTTGTTCTTGAAAAACAACTTCATCAGGGAGGACAATCCCCTCTTAACATTCAAGCATAA